The following proteins are encoded in a genomic region of Rhizobium sp. CCGE531:
- a CDS encoding PilZ domain-containing protein: MQFSSKAPVQGNLKIKSRGSSRHHARLMGQVRYFTKLATGRVVDISTSGIALDLQSPLYAAAGSKVRVECDDIGFLDGFVRWAHNGRIGIEFDRSSNASAKVASYFRFFHKDIKPVLKR, translated from the coding sequence ATGCAGTTCTCTTCGAAAGCACCCGTCCAGGGCAATCTGAAAATCAAGTCGCGAGGTTCGTCGCGCCATCATGCGCGCCTAATGGGTCAGGTCCGCTATTTCACCAAGCTGGCCACCGGTCGTGTCGTCGATATTTCCACAAGCGGCATCGCTCTCGACCTGCAGTCGCCGCTCTACGCGGCCGCGGGCAGCAAGGTTCGCGTCGAATGCGATGATATCGGCTTCCTGGATGGTTTCGTGCGCTGGGCTCACAATGGCCGTATCGGCATCGAGTTCGATCGCTCCTCCAACGCGTCTGCGAAAGTCGCGTCCTATTTCCGCTTTTTCCACAAGGACATAAAGCCGGTTCTCAAGCGCTGA
- a CDS encoding HlyU family transcriptional regulator — MASFFSNILSIFTGGASQAGTEKSAGPAVSVEPQVHAGCTIYATPQREGNQFRLMGRIEKDVNGEILVRNFIRADVFTSSDDAVESTFRKAQQIIDQNGAGLFGDGEKVRQV, encoded by the coding sequence ATGGCTTCGTTCTTTTCAAATATCCTCTCGATCTTCACCGGTGGCGCATCGCAGGCTGGCACAGAAAAGTCCGCTGGTCCTGCCGTCAGTGTCGAGCCTCAAGTCCACGCCGGCTGCACGATCTATGCGACCCCGCAGCGCGAGGGCAATCAGTTCCGCCTTATGGGCCGGATCGAGAAGGATGTGAACGGCGAGATCCTGGTGCGCAATTTCATCCGCGCCGACGTCTTCACCTCGTCCGATGACGCGGTGGAATCGACCTTCCGCAAGGCGCAGCAAATCATCGATCAGAACGGCGCGGGCCTCTTCGGCGACGGCGAAAAGGTTCGCCAGGTCTGA
- a CDS encoding bifunctional 2',3'-cyclic-nucleotide 2'-phosphodiesterase/3'-nucleotidase — translation MSSILDLPSMSRRSLLQGLSATAALIVLHPFAARAASNQAHLRLMETTDIHVNVFPYDYYADKPNDTMGLTRTATIIDNIRAEATNSLLIDNGDVLQGNPMGDYMAYQHGMKDGDVHPVIKAMNTLGYSVGTLGNHEFNYGLDFMFKVLAGANFPFVCANLTKGQLASDPTKDDLFFKPYLIQEKKIKDGAGNESSIKIGFIGFVPPQIMLWDIKNLEGKAQTRDIVEAAKAWVPVMKAEGADIVIALSHSGIDGSGPSEKMENASLYVAAVDGIDAVFTGHQHLVFPGPKTWDGVKDADPVKGTLHGKPAVMAGFWGSHLGLIDLLLEKDGKGWKIVDFTSEARPIYHRDDKKKVVADVADKKEVVESAKAEHEATLTYVRTPVGKTSAPLYSYFALVADDPSVQIVSQAQVWYIKEMLKETQYKDLPVLSAAAPFKCGGRNGADYYTDVPAGNIAIKNVADLYLYPNTVQAVVINGAQVKNWLEMSAAMFNQVKPGAKDADLINNSFPSYNFDVIDGVTYQIDLSQPRRFGDDGKVLNADSNRIQNLQFNGKPIDPAQKFVVVTNNYRAGGGGNFPEIAADKVIYQAPDTNRDVIVRYVHDQGTINPTADGNWTFKPLSGTTATFQSSPKAKDFLDQVKSVKIEDAGEGADGFRSYRLVL, via the coding sequence ATGTCTTCCATTCTGGATTTACCCAGCATGTCGCGCCGTTCCCTGCTGCAAGGCCTCAGCGCCACTGCGGCGCTGATCGTGCTGCATCCTTTCGCCGCCCGCGCGGCCAGCAACCAGGCGCATCTGCGCCTCATGGAAACGACTGACATCCACGTCAACGTCTTCCCCTATGACTACTATGCCGACAAGCCGAACGACACGATGGGCCTGACGCGCACCGCAACGATCATCGACAATATTCGCGCCGAAGCCACCAACTCGCTCCTCATCGACAATGGTGACGTGCTACAGGGCAATCCGATGGGCGATTACATGGCCTATCAGCACGGCATGAAGGACGGCGATGTCCATCCGGTCATCAAGGCGATGAACACGCTCGGCTATTCGGTGGGAACGCTTGGAAACCACGAGTTCAACTATGGCCTCGACTTCATGTTCAAGGTGCTGGCCGGCGCGAATTTCCCGTTCGTCTGCGCCAACCTGACCAAGGGCCAGCTCGCCTCCGACCCGACGAAGGATGACCTGTTTTTCAAGCCCTATCTGATCCAGGAAAAGAAGATCAAGGACGGCGCCGGCAATGAAAGCTCGATCAAAATCGGCTTCATCGGCTTCGTGCCGCCGCAGATCATGCTCTGGGATATCAAGAACCTCGAAGGCAAGGCGCAGACGCGTGATATCGTCGAAGCCGCCAAGGCATGGGTTCCGGTCATGAAGGCCGAAGGCGCGGATATCGTCATTGCCCTCTCGCATTCCGGTATCGACGGCAGCGGCCCGAGCGAGAAGATGGAAAATGCTTCGCTCTATGTCGCGGCGGTCGATGGCATCGATGCCGTCTTCACCGGCCACCAGCATCTTGTTTTCCCCGGCCCGAAGACCTGGGACGGCGTCAAGGACGCCGATCCGGTCAAGGGCACGCTGCATGGCAAGCCTGCCGTGATGGCCGGCTTCTGGGGCTCGCATCTCGGGCTCATCGACCTGCTGCTGGAAAAGGACGGCAAGGGTTGGAAGATCGTCGACTTCACCTCCGAGGCGCGGCCGATCTACCATCGCGACGACAAGAAGAAGGTCGTCGCCGATGTCGCCGACAAGAAGGAAGTGGTGGAATCAGCAAAGGCCGAGCATGAGGCGACACTGACCTATGTGCGCACGCCAGTCGGCAAGACGTCTGCGCCGCTCTACTCCTACTTCGCGCTGGTCGCCGACGATCCGTCGGTCCAGATCGTCAGTCAGGCGCAGGTCTGGTACATCAAGGAGATGCTGAAGGAGACGCAATACAAGGACCTGCCGGTTCTTTCGGCTGCTGCCCCCTTCAAGTGCGGTGGCCGCAACGGCGCCGACTATTATACGGACGTTCCCGCCGGCAATATCGCCATCAAGAATGTCGCCGACCTCTATCTCTATCCGAATACGGTGCAGGCCGTCGTCATCAACGGCGCGCAGGTGAAGAACTGGCTGGAAATGTCGGCCGCCATGTTCAACCAGGTCAAGCCGGGCGCCAAGGATGCGGATCTGATCAACAACAGCTTCCCATCCTATAACTTCGACGTCATCGACGGCGTCACCTATCAGATCGACCTCTCGCAGCCGCGTCGCTTCGGCGATGACGGCAAGGTCCTGAATGCCGATTCGAACCGCATCCAGAACCTGCAATTCAACGGCAAGCCGATCGACCCCGCGCAGAAGTTCGTTGTTGTCACCAACAACTATCGCGCCGGCGGCGGCGGCAACTTCCCCGAGATCGCCGCGGACAAGGTCATCTACCAGGCACCCGATACCAACCGCGACGTCATCGTGCGCTATGTCCACGATCAGGGCACGATCAACCCGACGGCCGACGGCAACTGGACCTTCAAGCCGCTGTCGGGCACGACGGCGACGTTCCAGAGCTCGCCAAAGGCAAAGGATTTCCTCGATCAGGTCAAGAGCGTGAAGATCGAAGATGCCGGCGAAGGCGCCGACGGCTTCCGCAGCTACCGGCTGGTTCTGTAA
- a CDS encoding SDR family oxidoreductase, which yields MRLNNKVALITGGNSGIGFATARLFLAEGAKVAITGRNAKTLAAAAEQLGGNVLALQADTTDIPAMEKAFAEAAEKLGKLDVVFANAGIAGDTPLGNTTLEQFETVVRVNFTGVFFTVQAALPHLNDGGSVILNGSVHAVLGIPGASAYAGTKAAVRAMTRNLASELAPRGIRVNQVTPGATKTPIWEPRAATPEALDALQARFGGLSPLGRMSEADEIAKAALYFASDDSANVTAIEITVDGGAVNAPAGAKMFRTA from the coding sequence ATGCGTCTCAACAACAAGGTTGCCCTCATCACCGGCGGAAACAGCGGCATCGGCTTTGCCACCGCCCGCCTCTTCCTCGCCGAGGGCGCCAAGGTCGCCATTACCGGCCGCAACGCCAAGACATTGGCCGCGGCAGCGGAACAACTCGGCGGCAACGTACTGGCATTGCAGGCCGACACGACCGACATCCCCGCCATGGAGAAGGCATTTGCCGAGGCTGCGGAGAAGCTTGGAAAACTCGATGTAGTCTTTGCCAATGCCGGCATTGCCGGCGATACCCCGCTCGGCAACACCACGCTCGAGCAGTTCGAAACCGTCGTACGCGTCAATTTCACCGGCGTCTTCTTCACTGTGCAGGCGGCGCTGCCGCATCTGAACGACGGCGGCTCCGTGATCCTGAACGGTTCTGTGCATGCCGTCCTCGGCATTCCCGGCGCCTCGGCCTATGCGGGCACGAAGGCCGCCGTTCGCGCCATGACCCGCAATCTCGCTTCCGAGCTCGCGCCCCGCGGTATCCGCGTCAACCAGGTCACGCCGGGCGCCACCAAGACGCCGATCTGGGAACCGCGCGCTGCCACGCCCGAGGCCCTGGATGCGCTGCAGGCGCGCTTTGGCGGCCTGAGCCCGCTCGGCCGCATGAGCGAAGCCGATGAAATCGCCAAGGCTGCGCTCTATTTCGCCTCCGACGATTCCGCCAATGTCACGGCGATCGAAATCACCGTCGACGGCGGCGCCGTCAACGCCCCGGCCGGCGCCAAGATGTTCCGCACAGCTTGA
- a CDS encoding LysR family transcriptional regulator, translating to MLPNPTLDQLQVFLTVAESGSFSAASRALNRAQSVISYTIANLEAQLEMPLFERSGSRQPKLTDAGRVMLEDARRILSDLQVMRARVKGLKSGLEAEVAVAISVMVPVHATVDVLREFRDRFPYVSLRLDTGELGSMLELVTSGRSTIGIGGSVLKQDDALVIERIGHSFMMPVAAPTHPLAQIGRPLTLADVREEVQLVVTDASNLTNGKDFNVLSYKIWHLSDIATKHQLIRGGLGWGGLPASFIMEDLQKGRLVPLALDAYDQSEYPLYAVRKVDNPPGPAAAWMIEAFRSRLARCPNQEDFRAAVEMFHPGDKRLAAE from the coding sequence ATGCTCCCCAACCCCACCCTCGACCAATTGCAGGTCTTTCTGACCGTCGCTGAATCAGGCAGTTTTTCCGCCGCTTCGCGCGCGCTCAACCGCGCGCAATCGGTCATCAGCTACACCATTGCCAACCTGGAAGCACAGCTTGAAATGCCGCTGTTCGAGCGGTCCGGCTCGCGCCAGCCGAAATTGACGGATGCGGGCAGGGTGATGCTGGAGGATGCCCGCCGCATTCTTTCCGATCTCCAGGTGATGCGTGCGAGAGTGAAGGGTCTGAAGAGCGGGCTCGAGGCGGAGGTGGCAGTTGCCATCAGTGTCATGGTGCCGGTGCATGCGACCGTCGACGTGCTGCGGGAATTTCGGGATCGCTTCCCCTATGTTTCCTTGAGGCTCGATACCGGCGAACTCGGCTCGATGCTGGAGCTCGTCACCAGCGGCAGATCGACGATCGGTATTGGTGGCTCGGTGTTGAAGCAGGATGATGCTTTGGTCATCGAGCGCATCGGCCATTCCTTCATGATGCCGGTGGCCGCGCCCACACACCCCCTTGCGCAGATAGGAAGGCCGCTGACGCTTGCCGATGTGCGTGAAGAAGTGCAACTGGTTGTCACCGACGCGTCAAACCTCACGAATGGCAAGGATTTCAACGTCCTATCCTACAAGATCTGGCACCTCAGCGATATCGCCACCAAGCATCAGCTGATCAGAGGCGGCCTCGGCTGGGGCGGCCTGCCAGCCTCGTTCATCATGGAGGATCTGCAGAAGGGGCGGCTGGTGCCTTTGGCCCTCGATGCCTATGATCAGAGCGAATATCCGCTCTATGCCGTCCGCAAGGTCGACAATCCTCCGGGGCCTGCCGCCGCATGGATGATCGAGGCTTTCCGCTCGCGTCTGGCGCGATGCCCGAATCAGGAAGACTTCAGGGCGGCTGTCGAGATGTTCCATCCGGGTGACAAGCGTCTCGCCGCAGAATGA
- the wrbA gene encoding NAD(P)H:quinone oxidoreductase type IV has product MAKVLVLYYSSYGHIEKMAYAVAEGAKSTGAEVTVKRVPELVPEEVAKASYFKMDQEAPVATPDELAEYDAIIVGAGTRFGTVASQMRNFWDQTGGLWFSGKLVGKVGSAFTSSATQHGGQESTILGFIPTFLHQGMIVVGLPYAFQGQMGTEEVKGGSPYGASTITNGDGSRQPSEIELEAAKYQGAHVAKIAAKLSV; this is encoded by the coding sequence ATGGCTAAGGTTCTGGTTCTCTACTATTCCTCCTACGGTCATATCGAGAAGATGGCCTATGCCGTCGCGGAAGGCGCAAAGTCCACGGGTGCTGAAGTCACCGTCAAGCGCGTACCCGAACTCGTGCCGGAAGAAGTTGCCAAGGCCTCCTATTTCAAAATGGATCAGGAAGCCCCGGTCGCAACGCCGGATGAACTGGCCGAGTATGATGCGATCATCGTCGGCGCCGGTACGCGTTTCGGCACGGTCGCCTCGCAGATGCGCAATTTCTGGGACCAGACCGGCGGCCTTTGGTTCAGCGGCAAGCTCGTCGGCAAGGTCGGCTCGGCCTTCACCTCGTCCGCCACGCAGCACGGCGGCCAGGAATCGACCATCCTCGGCTTCATCCCGACCTTTCTGCATCAGGGCATGATCGTCGTCGGCCTTCCCTATGCCTTCCAGGGCCAGATGGGCACCGAGGAAGTCAAGGGCGGCTCACCCTACGGCGCTTCCACCATCACCAACGGCGACGGCTCGCGCCAGCCCTCCGAAATCGAGCTGGAAGCAGCAAAGTACCAAGGCGCACATGTCGCCAAGATTGCTGCTAAGCTGTCGGTCTGA
- a CDS encoding TetR/AcrR family transcriptional regulator, whose protein sequence is MGRSQLEKQKTHERIVTLAAKRLREEGLQGIGVADLMKEAGLTVGGFYKHFASRDELVAEAMESAIGSWRRQQEEKGIDPESIPLSDYVDIYLSESHRDHCGEGCAYAALTADMARSSDAVRSVATDGLRRNFDAMTARMPQPETAEARRRAIIASCLMTGALGLARVANDEALSSEILEIVKPFVKELAQAK, encoded by the coding sequence ATGGGCCGCTCACAATTGGAAAAGCAGAAGACGCACGAACGCATCGTGACGCTCGCCGCCAAGCGTCTGCGCGAGGAAGGATTGCAAGGGATCGGCGTCGCCGATCTGATGAAGGAGGCAGGCCTGACCGTCGGGGGCTTCTATAAGCATTTCGCCTCCCGCGACGAACTTGTGGCGGAAGCCATGGAATCGGCGATCGGATCATGGCGGCGGCAGCAGGAGGAAAAGGGGATCGATCCGGAGAGCATCCCGCTCAGCGATTATGTCGATATCTATCTCAGCGAAAGTCACCGCGATCACTGCGGCGAGGGCTGCGCCTACGCGGCGCTGACAGCGGATATGGCGCGCAGCAGCGATGCGGTCCGCTCGGTTGCGACGGACGGCCTGCGAAGAAATTTCGATGCCATGACGGCGCGCATGCCACAGCCGGAAACGGCCGAAGCGAGGCGGAGGGCAATCATCGCCTCCTGCCTTATGACCGGGGCGCTCGGCCTTGCGCGCGTGGCGAACGACGAGGCTCTTTCCAGTGAGATTCTGGAAATCGTCAAGCCGTTCGTGAAGGAACTGGCGCAAGCAAAATAG
- a CDS encoding competence/damage-inducible protein A, translating into MSNDTIVTAAMLAIGDELLSGRTKDKNIGHLADVLLLAGIDLKEVRIVADEEDAIVSALNALRGQYDYVFTSGGIGPTHDDITADAIAKAFGVPCEHDAEAMRIMGEMYARREMEFTEARQRMARMPIGSKHIANPVSTAPGFNIGNVYVMAGVPQVFQAMLDNVIPTLKTGVRVLSTAISCPYGEGEIGTPLALIQKAHPDTSIGSYPRYVGQFFSTEIVVRGRSAELVENVAAEVRAMIEAIRQAKAKENQSTEA; encoded by the coding sequence ATGTCAAACGATACCATTGTCACAGCCGCCATGCTGGCCATCGGCGACGAACTGCTTTCCGGCCGGACGAAGGACAAGAATATCGGCCATCTCGCCGATGTGTTGCTGCTGGCCGGCATCGATCTGAAAGAGGTTCGCATCGTTGCCGATGAAGAGGATGCCATCGTATCGGCGCTGAATGCCTTGCGCGGCCAGTATGACTATGTCTTCACGTCGGGCGGCATCGGCCCGACCCATGACGACATTACCGCCGATGCCATAGCCAAGGCCTTCGGCGTACCCTGCGAGCACGACGCCGAGGCCATGCGGATCATGGGCGAAATGTATGCGCGGCGCGAGATGGAATTCACCGAGGCACGCCAGCGCATGGCCCGCATGCCTATCGGATCGAAGCACATCGCCAATCCGGTCTCGACCGCTCCCGGCTTCAACATCGGCAATGTTTATGTCATGGCCGGCGTGCCGCAGGTTTTCCAGGCGATGCTCGATAATGTCATACCGACGCTCAAGACCGGGGTGCGTGTTTTGTCGACCGCCATTTCCTGCCCTTACGGCGAGGGCGAGATCGGCACCCCGCTCGCGCTCATCCAGAAGGCGCATCCGGACACCAGCATCGGCTCCTATCCACGCTATGTCGGCCAGTTCTTCTCGACGGAAATCGTCGTGAGGGGCCGTTCCGCTGAATTAGTTGAAAATGTCGCAGCCGAAGTACGCGCGATGATCGAAGCCATCCGCCAGGCGAAAGCAAAGGAAAATCAGTCGACTGAGGCATGA
- the gpt gene encoding xanthine phosphoribosyltransferase encodes MSLPDKAFPVSWDQFHRDARALAWRLAGLNREFKAIVCITRGGLVPAAIISRELNIRLIETVCVASYHDYSSQGEMNLLKGIAPELTVNGGEGVLVIDDLTDTGKTAVEVRNLLPKAHFACVYAKPKGVPTIDTFITEVSQDTWIYFPWDMGFTYQEPIAKGQRG; translated from the coding sequence ATGTCCCTGCCCGATAAAGCCTTTCCCGTATCCTGGGATCAGTTCCACCGCGATGCGCGCGCGCTTGCCTGGCGGCTTGCCGGCCTCAACCGCGAATTCAAGGCAATCGTCTGTATCACCCGCGGCGGCCTCGTGCCGGCCGCCATCATCTCGCGCGAGCTCAATATCCGCCTGATCGAGACGGTCTGCGTCGCCTCCTATCACGACTATTCCAGCCAAGGCGAAATGAACCTGCTCAAAGGCATCGCGCCGGAACTGACGGTCAATGGCGGCGAAGGCGTGCTTGTCATCGACGACCTGACCGATACCGGCAAGACCGCCGTCGAAGTCCGCAACCTGCTGCCGAAGGCGCATTTCGCCTGCGTCTATGCCAAGCCGAAGGGTGTGCCGACCATCGACACCTTCATCACCGAAGTCAGCCAGGACACCTGGATCTACTTCCCCTGGGACATGGGCTTCACCTATCAGGAGCCGATCGCCAAGGGTCAACGCGGCTAA
- a CDS encoding universal stress protein, with translation MSYKTILTVLDNPANTRIAADFAAALAREHGAYVVGLHAEIVSTVPLVAPMEIPDPVAVQALQDVAHNQALEIERLFRTRMENAGLDYEWHSFASTVGYGTEPLIESARSADLLVAVQPDPSKYGDSQVDVETFLFDSGRPVLLIPYILTAPKPVRRVLIAWNGSKEAARATFDALPFLKAADSVEILSVSTSEKETHPSRETGVRIAAALTRHGVRARFETAACTGKSTPSQVIENRLADDSIDLLVMGAYTHSWLWQMIFGGTTRTLLQSMTAMTLLAR, from the coding sequence ATGTCCTACAAGACCATATTGACCGTTCTCGACAATCCCGCCAACACGCGCATCGCCGCCGATTTTGCGGCGGCGCTGGCTAGGGAACACGGCGCTTATGTTGTCGGCCTTCATGCGGAAATCGTCTCGACGGTGCCGCTGGTGGCGCCGATGGAAATCCCGGACCCCGTCGCCGTGCAGGCTCTCCAGGATGTCGCGCATAACCAGGCACTCGAAATCGAGCGGCTGTTCCGCACGAGGATGGAAAACGCCGGTCTCGACTACGAATGGCACAGCTTTGCCAGCACGGTCGGCTACGGCACCGAACCACTGATCGAGAGCGCCCGCAGCGCCGATCTGCTGGTTGCCGTGCAGCCGGACCCGTCCAAATACGGCGACTCCCAGGTCGACGTCGAAACCTTCCTGTTCGACAGCGGCCGCCCGGTGCTTCTGATCCCCTACATATTGACCGCTCCGAAACCGGTCCGCCGCGTGCTGATCGCCTGGAACGGATCCAAGGAAGCGGCGCGCGCCACTTTCGATGCCCTGCCCTTCCTCAAGGCCGCGGATTCGGTCGAGATCCTCTCGGTCAGCACGTCCGAGAAGGAAACCCACCCATCGCGGGAAACCGGCGTGCGGATCGCGGCGGCGCTGACGCGCCATGGCGTTCGCGCCAGGTTCGAGACGGCGGCCTGCACCGGCAAGTCGACGCCATCGCAGGTCATCGAAAACCGCCTGGCGGATGACAGCATCGACCTGCTGGTCATGGGCGCCTATACGCATTCCTGGCTGTGGCAGATGATCTTCGGCGGCACGACGCGCACCTTGCTGCAATCGATGACGGCGATGACGCTTCTGGCCCGCTGA
- a CDS encoding FMN-dependent NADH-azoreductase — protein sequence MSSILLLTSSPRPDSLSTKIATELAEKIKTNNPGKTLVHRDLAADNLPHIDGPFTAAIRTPADARTPEQQELVKVSDALVDELLAADTLVIGTGLINFNIYSSLKTWIDNIARAGRTFTYTETGPKGLVTGKKAYIVLASGGVYSEGPAAPLNHAVPYLKSVLAFIGITDVETVYIEGIAFGPEAVEKAIGAAQARASELALAA from the coding sequence ATGTCCTCCATTCTGCTTCTGACTTCCAGCCCGCGTCCAGACTCGCTCTCCACGAAGATCGCGACCGAGCTTGCCGAGAAGATCAAGACCAACAACCCGGGCAAGACGCTCGTTCACCGCGACCTCGCCGCAGACAACCTGCCGCACATCGACGGCCCCTTCACCGCAGCCATCCGTACGCCGGCCGATGCCCGGACGCCCGAGCAGCAGGAACTGGTCAAGGTTTCCGACGCGCTGGTCGACGAGCTGCTGGCAGCCGACACGCTGGTCATCGGCACCGGCCTCATCAACTTCAACATCTATTCCTCGCTGAAGACCTGGATCGATAACATCGCCCGCGCCGGCCGCACCTTCACCTACACGGAAACCGGCCCGAAGGGTCTGGTGACCGGCAAGAAGGCCTACATCGTGCTTGCCTCTGGCGGCGTCTACTCCGAAGGCCCGGCTGCTCCGCTGAACCATGCCGTTCCCTACCTGAAGTCGGTTCTCGCCTTCATCGGCATCACCGATGTCGAGACCGTTTACATCGAAGGCATCGCTTTTGGTCCGGAAGCTGTCGAAAAGGCAATCGGCGCCGCCCAGGCCCGCGCCTCCGAGCTGGCTCTCGCCGCTTAA
- the ilvA gene encoding threonine ammonia-lyase, with product MDKQTVLEATEAMRGLFPATPLQLNEHLSARYGADIWLKREDLTPVRSYKIRGAFNFLRKVIAAGGTGKTFVCASAGNHAQGFAFVCRHFSVPGVVYMPVTTPQQKIDKTRIFGGEFITIKLFGDFFDQCYQAARDHVEKIDGVMVPPFDHADIIEGQATVAAEIAEQLPDGVVADHVLLPVGGGGLAAGITGYFADTLARDAFTFAEPAGAPSLRRSIEAGQVVTLAKVDNFVDGAAVGRIGELNFAALKGFAAEQVKLIEENAICVTITDMLNVEGVVLEPAGALAITALEKLDRDSIRGKTIVAVVSGGNFDFERLPDVKERAMRYAGLKKYFILRLAQRPGALRDFLNMLGPEDDIARFEYLKKSARNFGSILIGIETKNPDNFKQLIANFESSGMGYEDITENEILANLII from the coding sequence GTGGACAAACAGACTGTTCTCGAAGCCACCGAGGCCATGCGTGGCCTTTTTCCCGCAACGCCGCTGCAGTTGAACGAGCATCTTTCCGCCCGCTATGGCGCCGATATCTGGCTGAAGCGCGAGGATCTGACGCCGGTCCGCTCCTACAAGATCCGCGGCGCCTTCAATTTCTTGCGCAAGGTAATTGCCGCAGGCGGCACGGGAAAGACCTTCGTCTGCGCCTCCGCCGGCAATCATGCCCAGGGCTTTGCCTTCGTCTGCCGGCATTTCAGCGTGCCGGGCGTGGTCTACATGCCTGTGACGACGCCGCAGCAGAAGATCGACAAGACCCGCATCTTCGGTGGCGAGTTCATCACCATCAAGCTTTTCGGCGATTTCTTCGATCAATGCTATCAGGCCGCGCGCGATCACGTCGAAAAGATCGATGGCGTCATGGTGCCGCCTTTCGACCATGCCGATATCATCGAAGGGCAAGCGACCGTCGCTGCCGAGATCGCGGAACAACTGCCTGATGGCGTTGTCGCCGACCATGTTCTTCTTCCGGTCGGCGGCGGTGGCTTGGCAGCCGGCATCACCGGCTATTTTGCCGATACGCTTGCCCGTGACGCCTTCACCTTTGCCGAGCCGGCCGGCGCGCCGAGCCTGCGCCGCAGCATCGAGGCGGGGCAGGTGGTCACGCTCGCCAAGGTCGATAATTTCGTCGATGGCGCTGCCGTCGGCCGTATCGGCGAGTTGAATTTCGCCGCCCTCAAGGGCTTTGCGGCAGAGCAGGTCAAGCTCATCGAGGAAAACGCCATCTGCGTTACCATCACCGACATGCTGAATGTCGAGGGCGTCGTGCTGGAGCCGGCCGGCGCGCTGGCGATCACGGCGCTGGAAAAGCTCGATCGCGACAGCATTCGCGGCAAGACCATCGTCGCCGTCGTCTCCGGCGGCAATTTCGATTTCGAGCGCTTGCCAGACGTCAAGGAGCGCGCCATGCGCTATGCCGGGCTGAAGAAATACTTCATCCTGCGCCTTGCGCAGCGCCCCGGCGCACTTCGCGATTTCCTCAACATGCTTGGACCGGAAGACGATATCGCCCGCTTCGAATATCTGAAGAAGAGCGCCCGCAATTTCGGCTCCATCCTGATCGGGATCGAGACGAAGAATCCCGATAATTTCAAGCAGCTTATCGCGAATTTTGAAAGCTCCGGCATGGGCTATGAGGACATCACCGAAAACGAGATCCTGGCAAACCTGATCATTTGA